A window of the Acidovorax sp. YS12 genome harbors these coding sequences:
- a CDS encoding IS110 family transposase, with translation MTIVTVGIDLAKNVFAVHGVDAAGKPALVRPSVARDKLLELIAALPPCLIGMEACSGAHHWAREFDKLGHTVRLMAPKFVAPYRLSGKRGKNDAADAAAICEAVTRPQMRFVPLKTIEQQGQLMVHRARQGFVEQRTATLNRIRGLLSELGIVLPLKAATVRREALAHLEDLPGWANTVIGDLLSEVTGLDERIAEYDRHIAFMARHNTQARQLMQLSGIGQTTAMALISTVGNGHDFACGRSFSAWLGLVPGQYSSGGKQRLGRITKAGDAYLRSLLVMGARAVLAAAMNPRAPKQDSLSRWARSLAERRGYWRAVVAIAAKNARMCWAVLQRGENFKMPA, from the coding sequence ATGACCATCGTAACCGTAGGAATCGACCTGGCAAAGAACGTCTTCGCCGTTCACGGTGTGGATGCAGCAGGTAAGCCCGCGCTGGTGCGCCCCAGCGTGGCCCGAGACAAACTGCTGGAACTCATCGCCGCCTTGCCCCCGTGCCTCATCGGCATGGAAGCGTGCTCCGGCGCACACCACTGGGCCAGGGAATTCGACAAGCTCGGCCACACCGTGCGCCTGATGGCCCCCAAGTTCGTCGCCCCCTACCGCCTCTCGGGCAAACGAGGCAAGAACGATGCCGCCGACGCTGCGGCGATCTGCGAAGCTGTCACCCGGCCCCAAATGCGCTTCGTGCCCCTCAAGACCATTGAACAACAAGGCCAGTTGATGGTGCACCGCGCCCGCCAGGGCTTCGTGGAGCAGCGCACCGCCACCCTCAACCGCATCCGGGGCCTGCTGTCGGAACTGGGCATCGTGCTGCCCCTGAAGGCCGCCACCGTGCGGCGCGAAGCATTGGCCCACCTCGAAGACCTGCCCGGCTGGGCCAACACCGTCATCGGCGACCTGCTCAGTGAAGTCACCGGGCTGGATGAACGCATCGCCGAATACGACCGCCACATTGCCTTCATGGCCCGCCACAACACGCAGGCACGGCAGTTGATGCAACTGAGCGGCATAGGCCAGACCACCGCCATGGCCCTCATCAGCACCGTGGGCAACGGCCACGACTTCGCCTGCGGGCGCAGCTTCAGCGCCTGGCTGGGCCTGGTGCCCGGGCAATACAGCTCGGGCGGCAAACAGCGCCTGGGGCGCATCACCAAGGCAGGAGACGCCTACCTGCGCAGCCTGCTCGTGATGGGAGCGCGGGCCGTGCTGGCTGCCGCCATGAACCCCCGAGCGCCCAAGCAAGACAGCCTCAGCCGCTGGGCACGCAGCCTGGCCGAGCGCCGGGGCTACTGGCGCGCGGTGGTGGCGATAGCGGCCAAGAACGCACGCATGTGCTGGGCCGTGCTGCAAAGGGGGGAGAACTTCAAGATGCCCGCCTGA
- the tnpB gene encoding IS66 family insertion sequence element accessory protein TnpB has protein sequence MIRIDAAWLATAPLDMRAGTDTALVRVVAVFGAARPHHAYLFTNKRANRIKVLVHDGIGIWLAARRLHQGKFVWPATSNEQWQLESDQLQALVLGLPWRRMGDAGVITVV, from the coding sequence ATGATCCGCATCGACGCCGCCTGGCTTGCCACCGCCCCGCTGGACATGCGCGCCGGCACCGACACGGCCCTGGTCCGGGTGGTCGCCGTGTTCGGCGCGGCCCGTCCTCATCACGCCTATCTGTTCACCAACAAACGCGCCAACCGCATCAAGGTGCTGGTGCACGACGGCATCGGCATCTGGTTGGCGGCTCGGCGCCTGCACCAGGGCAAGTTCGTCTGGCCGGCAACCAGCAATGAGCAGTGGCAGTTGGAGTCCGATCAGCTCCAAGCCCTGGTGCTGGGCCTGCCTTGGCGACGCATGGGAGACGCTGGCGTCATCACCGTGGTCTGA
- a CDS encoding SMI1/KNR4 family protein, whose amino-acid sequence MFDVNHLKQLYEKLNGLRPVSGVYLRELEQELPISLPQDFLLAAEFFNGSGIAVMPLHAIAHSPKTNVLSETRRLRESIGLPENFLVLGEPPESLLVLDCSNGEVVWCDAIDAPKLGKGELINKPEVWKSYGDFLAYLANEEENDRI is encoded by the coding sequence ATGTTTGATGTGAATCATCTGAAGCAACTGTATGAAAAATTGAATGGCCTACGTCCTGTGAGCGGTGTTTATTTGCGCGAATTGGAACAAGAGCTTCCAATATCCCTTCCCCAGGATTTCTTGTTGGCCGCTGAATTTTTTAATGGTAGTGGCATTGCTGTTATGCCATTGCATGCAATTGCTCATAGCCCAAAGACTAATGTGTTGAGTGAGACTAGGCGACTGAGAGAAAGTATTGGATTGCCTGAAAATTTTCTTGTTCTTGGAGAGCCTCCGGAAAGTTTACTGGTTCTTGATTGTAGTAATGGTGAGGTAGTTTGGTGTGATGCAATAGATGCACCTAAATTAGGAAAGGGTGAATTGATCAATAAACCCGAGGTGTGGAAGAGTTATGGTGATTTTCTCGCTTACTTGGCTAATGAGGAGGAAAACGATAGAATCTGA
- a CDS encoding SMI1/KNR4 family protein, which produces MKNISSLIDELQVNWGKAHSAIHRGEAVPFQLCCEFFPVRSEFLLGFSENLPPDLAEFWRHASAANLFKDAEYGQWGLEIFDAQKAKAESLRVFSNRPEDFLESDLVIGRFLGDSDLLVIRNDRGAEDFGSILVALPIDKRNEWNFVAASFLIFLERFVEAEGDKFWEN; this is translated from the coding sequence ATGAAAAATATATCGAGTTTAATTGATGAACTTCAGGTAAACTGGGGAAAGGCGCATTCTGCAATCCATCGTGGCGAAGCGGTGCCTTTTCAGCTTTGTTGCGAATTCTTCCCGGTGCGTTCGGAATTCCTGTTGGGATTTTCTGAAAATTTACCTCCTGATTTGGCTGAATTTTGGCGGCATGCTAGCGCTGCAAATCTTTTCAAAGATGCTGAATATGGTCAATGGGGGCTTGAAATATTTGATGCGCAAAAGGCTAAGGCGGAATCATTGAGGGTTTTCTCAAATCGCCCGGAAGATTTTTTGGAATCTGATCTTGTTATTGGTAGGTTTCTTGGGGATTCGGATTTGCTGGTGATCCGCAATGATAGGGGTGCCGAAGATTTTGGATCTATCTTGGTAGCGCTGCCAATCGATAAAAGAAATGAATGGAATTTTGTTGCCGCTTCATTTCTGATTTTCCTTGAAAGATTTGTCGAAGCTGAAGGAGATAAATTCTGGGAGAATTGA
- a CDS encoding transposase has product MSQDIPTSRYSVPRTRRVYSAQFKAELIATCQQPGASIAATARQHGMNANVLHRWLREHRLGLHQAASNTAHVAAPSSAPACVDAAVEPVVNAQPARTPTHQAHPVLASTVPAFIAMALDPQAMHPQAANAQAASSAASSTPSSDIRIECCHHGTRVTVNWPVAAAAECSRALQGLLQVLRQ; this is encoded by the coding sequence ATGTCTCAAGACATCCCCACTTCGCGCTACTCAGTCCCTCGCACACGCCGGGTCTACAGCGCGCAATTCAAGGCCGAGCTGATTGCCACCTGCCAGCAACCCGGCGCATCCATTGCCGCCACGGCACGTCAACATGGCATGAATGCCAATGTGCTGCATCGCTGGCTCAGGGAGCATCGCCTGGGTCTGCATCAGGCCGCCTCCAATACCGCCCATGTTGCTGCGCCCAGCAGCGCCCCTGCCTGCGTCGATGCGGCTGTTGAACCAGTGGTCAATGCACAACCTGCTCGCACCCCGACGCATCAGGCCCATCCGGTGCTTGCCAGCACGGTGCCCGCCTTCATCGCGATGGCACTGGACCCGCAGGCGATGCACCCTCAGGCAGCGAATGCGCAAGCTGCCTCCAGTGCTGCATCGTCAACTCCCTCATCAGACATCCGCATCGAGTGCTGTCACCATGGCACCCGCGTGACGGTCAATTGGCCGGTGGCAGCGGCTGCCGAGTGTTCCCGCGCATTGCAGGGTTTGCTGCAGGTGCTGCGGCAATGA
- a CDS encoding Hint domain-containing protein gives MTLREGAASSMPASRTAHCFFSLFSLLCFLWLSVFPGVVHSYTYDANGNRLTQTQTQGANSQTTRYHWNAQDQLVKVEQGTGGTPQLLASYRYNADNLRAEKILGDAGLDNAAQGSGAANTALAYERIQWDGLHARRSYEVTGANNTVQTLRSDTDAAIPSGNAAPILFNRTTYANGVGSASSTTQLHADSQGTVIATVLSEAGAAKADSLLIHSPYGLIDSEASGNAGAGLRSNGNAFGSYYADPETGLLYARARYYDPASGQFVSRDPVEGEATLPITWGAYQYGRYNPYRYTDPNGKCDDLRDCSIKASGGVVGSIGLTTLKFAEGTMEAVKFVADGYLDLFGSQAARQRNSQRLDVINGLIDNADKIPAVVKQAIVNIDDKAHAEDAAGNTFTAAMLRGNYAGEIALAIAALPQAAKGAVSLADKGLAAAGNNAAKGRVAAQALAQELRAADPVLGAKTPELEPPPVRVQAGDATPKMAAEGDGLNTVAKAQPTGKTARPEFSDPCCFAPGTMVATEAGERPIETIRVGDRVWTRLEDGTGAAFLAAVTATHIRDDRPILRLSVEQIQPGQEGEESTEDLLVTPGHPFYVPGRGFVSVEELQAGDELVSLATRTHLRVRALSLESPQGTTYNLTVEKGHTFFVGGFGAWVHNVGPCNTCPGGVCGAVSNAGNGVDAAKTTTGFPSNPTVDSILGKLNQYPQIIDPRTGRNIPMPFDVGRVVSKDQRVLWGAKERGAFISDWYKRGYETPRGGWENYDIHHIKPREFGGTNDFWNLAPVERSTHQNLFNSFWREFGGL, from the coding sequence TTGACGCTGCGCGAGGGGGCTGCGTCCTCCATGCCCGCATCCCGAACGGCCCATTGCTTCTTCTCCCTGTTTAGCCTGCTTTGCTTCTTGTGGCTATCGGTGTTCCCAGGCGTGGTCCACAGCTACACCTACGACGCCAACGGCAACCGCCTGACGCAAACGCAAACCCAGGGCGCCAACAGCCAAACCACGCGCTACCACTGGAACGCCCAGGACCAGCTCGTCAAGGTAGAGCAGGGCACAGGCGGCACCCCGCAACTGCTGGCCAGCTACCGCTACAACGCGGACAACCTGCGCGCGGAAAAAATCCTCGGCGACGCCGGCCTGGACAACGCCGCGCAAGGCAGCGGCGCAGCCAACACCGCGCTGGCCTACGAACGCATCCAATGGGACGGCCTGCACGCGCGGCGCAGCTACGAAGTGACGGGCGCGAACAACACCGTCCAGACATTGCGCAGCGACACCGACGCGGCAATACCAAGCGGCAACGCTGCCCCCATCCTGTTCAACCGCACCACCTACGCCAACGGCGTAGGCAGCGCCAGCAGCACCACGCAACTGCACGCCGACAGCCAGGGCACGGTCATCGCCACCGTGCTCAGCGAAGCAGGGGCAGCCAAGGCCGACAGCCTGCTCATCCACAGCCCCTACGGGCTGATTGACAGCGAAGCCAGCGGCAACGCGGGCGCGGGGCTCAGAAGCAACGGCAACGCCTTCGGCAGCTACTACGCAGACCCCGAAACAGGCCTGCTGTACGCACGGGCACGCTACTACGACCCGGCCAGCGGGCAATTCGTGAGCCGGGACCCGGTCGAGGGCGAGGCCACCCTGCCCATCACCTGGGGGGCCTACCAGTACGGGCGGTACAACCCCTACCGGTACACCGACCCCAACGGCAAATGCGATGACCTGCGCGACTGCAGCATCAAGGCCAGCGGCGGCGTCGTCGGCAGCATCGGGCTGACAACGCTCAAGTTCGCCGAAGGCACGATGGAGGCCGTCAAGTTCGTTGCCGACGGCTACCTGGACCTATTCGGTAGCCAAGCCGCGCGGCAACGCAACAGCCAGCGCCTGGACGTCATCAACGGCCTCATCGACAACGCCGACAAGATCCCGGCGGTAGTCAAGCAGGCGATTGTCAACATAGACGACAAGGCACACGCCGAAGACGCAGCGGGCAACACCTTCACGGCGGCCATGCTGCGGGGCAACTACGCGGGCGAAATAGCGCTGGCGATCGCAGCGCTGCCGCAAGCGGCCAAGGGTGCAGTCAGCCTGGCGGACAAAGGACTGGCCGCGGCGGGTAACAACGCTGCCAAGGGCCGGGTGGCAGCCCAGGCGCTGGCGCAGGAACTGCGAGCAGCCGACCCGGTGCTGGGGGCGAAAACGCCAGAACTGGAGCCTCCGCCGGTGCGCGTGCAGGCGGGCGATGCAACGCCCAAGATGGCCGCCGAAGGCGATGGACTCAACACCGTGGCGAAAGCGCAGCCAACGGGCAAGACAGCGCGGCCCGAGTTCAGCGACCCCTGCTGCTTTGCGCCCGGCACCATGGTCGCCACAGAAGCGGGAGAGCGTCCCATCGAAACCATTCGGGTGGGTGATCGGGTCTGGACACGCCTGGAAGACGGCACGGGAGCGGCCTTCCTGGCGGCGGTGACTGCGACCCACATCCGTGACGACCGACCGATCCTGCGCCTGAGCGTGGAGCAAATCCAGCCGGGGCAGGAGGGGGAAGAAAGCACTGAAGACCTGCTGGTCACGCCGGGCCACCCGTTCTACGTGCCGGGGCGCGGCTTCGTGAGCGTGGAGGAACTGCAAGCCGGGGATGAACTGGTGTCGCTGGCTACGCGAACGCACCTGCGCGTGCGAGCCCTGAGCCTGGAATCACCGCAAGGCACGACCTACAACCTGACGGTGGAGAAGGGGCACACCTTCTTCGTGGGCGGGTTTGGGGCCTGGGTGCACAACGTGGGGCCGTGCAATACCTGTCCGGGTGGGGTTTGTGGAGCAGTGTCCAATGCGGGCAATGGAGTGGATGCTGCGAAAACAACAACTGGCTTTCCCTCAAACCCCACAGTTGACAGCATACTTGGAAAGCTGAATCAATATCCGCAAATCATAGATCCTCGGACCGGGAGAAATATTCCAATGCCCTTTGATGTTGGGAGGGTAGTATCAAAAGATCAACGTGTTTTATGGGGCGCTAAAGAGCGTGGTGCATTTATTTCGGATTGGTATAAAAGGGGTTATGAGACTCCACGAGGTGGATGGGAAAACTATGATATTCATCACATCAAACCACGAGAGTTTGGTGGGACAAATGATTTCTGGAATCTAGCTCCCGTAGAGAGAAGTACTCATCAGAACTTGTTTAATAGCTTTTGGCGCGAATTTGGTGGTTTATGA